Below is a genomic region from Jiangella gansuensis DSM 44835.
CGCGGTCCATTCCCCGTATTCCGGCCCGGAAAATGCGGCCTGATCAGCGGCTTGTCGGCGTGGTGACCACGGATGCGGCGGAACTTCTGGTGACCATGGAGGCGTGGCCGACCTGCTGACCCGACCGCTGCTGCGCCGTGACGAACCGGCGTGGGGGTCTCGGGTCCCGTGGCTGGCGGCCATCGTGGCGGCCGCCTGGGCTCTGGTGGCGGGCCTGGCCATCTGCGTGTTGCCCGGGGTCGCGGTGTGGATCGGCGAGGGCGCGGTGGCGCCGCTGGGCGACCCGCTACGCCTGGGCGCCCGGCTCTGGCTGTCCGCGCACCGCGTCGGACTCGACGCCGGCGGCGCCGACATCACCTTCGCGCCGCTCGGGCTGACGCTCGTCATCCTCTTGCTGCTGCACCGCTGCGCGCGGTGGGCCGCCCACTCGGCCGGGGTGGCGACGACGCGCGGCGCGGTCACCGTCGTCGTTCCGGCCACGCTCGTCTACGGGCTGGGCGCCGGCGCGGTCGCCGGGTTCGCCACCACGCCCGACCTGACCGTCCTGCCGCTGGCGGCGGTGCTCTGGGCCGCCGGGTGGTCCGGCGCCGCGGTGACCCTCGGCACCGCGCACGAATCCGGCCTGCTGATGGGCTCGCTGGTGCGGCTGCCGCGGTACGCACGCGCCGGCGTGGCCGGTGCCGTCGCGGCGGTGGCCGGGCTGATCGTCGTCGGCGCGGGGTTGACGGCGCTGAGTGCGGTGCTCAACACCGACCGGGTCGGCGCGCTGGCCTCGGCGCTGGACGCCGGGCTGCTCGGCGGCACCGTCCTGGCCCTGGCCTGCGCGGCCATCGTGCCCAACGCCATCGTCTGGAGCACCGCGTTCGCGCTCGGGCCCGGCTTCGCCGTCGGCACCGGGACGTCCGTGGCGCCCGACGGTGTCACACTCGGCCTGGTGCCCGCGGTGCCGGCCCTGGGCGCACTGCCCGCCGACCTGCCCGGTGCGGTCGCCTGGCTGGTCGTGGCCGGTCCCCTGCTCGCCGGAGCGGTCACCGGCCTGGTGGTGCACCGGTGGATGGACGACGACGACCTGTGGCCCGCGGTGGGCGTGACCGGCGGCGCCGGGGCGGTCGCGGCGGTGGCGATGGCGGTGCTGGCGCTGCTCTCCGGCGGCTCGGCCGGTGCTGAGCGGCTCACCCAGATCGGCCCGGTGCCGTGGGAGATGGCCGCCGCGACGCTGGCCTTCATCAGCGTGCCGGCCGCGCTCGTCGTGGTCGTGCTCCGCCTGCGCCGCGTCGCCCCCGCCCAGGACCCCGAAGCCGAGCCCGCCCCGGACGGCGACCCCGTCCCCGAACGTGACCTCGGCGGGGATCCCGAGCCCGAAACCGCCCTCGGCGGGGATCCCGAGCCCGAAACCGCCCTGGACCCAGCCCCCACCGGAGACCCGGACCCCGAGCCCGGTGGGCCCCCCGAAACGGCCCCGGAGGCCGACCCCGGCCAACCCCCGCCCCCACCCAGCCCCCGTTGATCTTGGAGTTTCCGCGGAATCCATCGGACATTCCGGGCGGCGAATCCGCGATTGCTCCAAGATCAACGAGAGTGGGGCGGATGGTGCGCCGACGCGGGCAACGTGCGGGGGACGGCGCCGAGGTATTGTCGCCACGCCGCCTCCCGCGCGTCCGGAGCGGTGACGACGATCGAGGAGTTTGACGGTGCCTGAGCGGCCGGGACGGATGTGCCGGATCGTGGTGCTGGTGTCGGGGACGGGCAGCAATCTCGCCGCCCTGCTCGAGGCCTGCGCCGACGAGTCGTACGGAGCCGCGGTGGTGGCCGTCGGCGCCGACCGGGACGGCATCCGGGCCCTGGACATCGCCGCCGAAGCGGGTGTGCCGTCCTTCGTCGAGCGGGTCAAGGACTATCCCGAGCGCGCCGACTGGGACCGCGCCCTCGCCGAACGCACCGCCGAACACGAACCCGACCTCGTCGTGTCGGCCGGTTTCCTCAAGCTGGTCGGCCCGGCCTTCCTCGCCCGGTTCGGCGACCGCTACCTCAACACCCACAATGCGCTGCTGCCGTCGTTCCCGGGCATCCACGGCCCGCGCGACGCCCTGGCCTACGGCGTCAAGATCACCGGCGCGACGCTGTTCTTCGTCGACGAGGGCGTCGACACCGGTCCCATCGTCGCCCAGGTCGCCGTCCCAGTAGAGGACGGCGACACCGAGGAGACGCTCACCGAGCGCATCAAGGCCGCTGAGCGCGCCCAGTTGGTCGAGTACGTCGGGCGGTTGGCCCGCGACGGCTGGACCATCACCGAGAGAAAGGTCAGCATTCCGTGAGCGAGGCACGTACGCCGATCCGGCGGGCGCTCATCAGCGTCTACGACAAGACCGGCCTGGAAGAGCTGGTCCGGGGGCTGGCCGCGGCCGGCGTCGCCATCGTGTCGACGGGGTCGACCGCGCAGCGGATCGCCGCGGCCGGGGTCGAGGTGACCAAGGTCGAGGACCTCACCGGGTTCCCGGAGTGCCTCGACGGCCGGGTCAAGACGCTGCACCCGAACGTCCACGCCGGCCTGCTGGCCGACGTGCGGCTCGACTCGCACCGCACGCAACTGGGTGAGCTGGGGATCGAACCGTTCGAGCTGCTGGTCAGCAACCTGTACCCGTTTGCGCAGACGGTCGCGTCCGGCGCCGGTCCGGACGAGGTCGTCGAGCAGATCGACATCGGCGGTCCGTCCATGGTCCGTGGCGCGGCGAAGAACCACGCCAACGTGGCCGTCGTCGTCGATCCAGCACGCTACGGCGACGTGCTGGCGGCCGTGGCCGCGGGCGGGTTCACGCTGGCCGAGCGGCAGCGGCTGGCGTTGCAGGCGTTCACCCACACCGCCACCTACGACGTCCACGTGGCGTCCTGGCTGGGCAGTGTCGTCGCGCCGCCGGCCGACGGCTCGGTCTTCCCGGAGTGGCTCGGCGGCACCTGGGAGCGCGGCGCCGTGCTGCGATACGGCGAGAACCCGCACCAGGCCGCGGCGCTCTACCGCACCGGGCACGGTGCGGCCGGACTGGCCGGCGCTGAGCAGTTGCACGGCAAGGAGATGTCGTACAACAACTACGTCGACGCCGATGCCGCCTGGCGCTCCGCCCACGACTTCACCGAGCCGGCCGTCGCCATCATCAAGCACGCCAACCCGTGCGGCATCGCCGTCGGCGCGGACATCGCCGAGGCGCACCGGCGCGCGCACGCCACCGACCCGGTGTCGGCCTTCGGCGGCGTCATCGCGGCGAACCGGTCGATCACCGCGGAGGCCGCGCAGCAGATCGCGAAGGTCTTCACCGAGGTCATCGTGGCGCCGGACTTCGAGCCCGGCGCCCTCGAGGTGCTGACGCTGAAGAAGAACGTGCGCCTGCTGCGGCTGCCCGAGGCCGACCAGCGGCCGGTCGAGACCCGCTCGATCTCCGGTGGCCTGCTCATGCAGCAGGTGGACCGGGTGGACGCGGCCGGCGACGACCCCGAGTCGTGGACCCTGGCGACCGGTGATCCCGCCGATGACGCCACCCTGGCCGACCTCGCCTTCGCCTGGCGCGCGGTGCGGTCGGTGAAGAGCAACGCGATCCTGCTGGCCGCCGGCGGCGCCGCGGTCGGCGTCGGCATGGGCCAGGTCAACCGGGTGGACTCCGCCCGGCTGGCTGTCTCGCGCGCGGGCGAGCGGGCGGCCGGGTCGGTGGCCGCGTCGGATGCGTTCTTCCCGTTCCCGGACGGGCTGCAGGTGCTGGTCGAGGCCGGGGTGCGAGCCGTGGTCCAGCCGGGTGGTTCGGTGCGCGACGAGGAAGTCGTGGCCGCGGCCCGCGAGGCGGGTGTGACGATGTACTTCACCGGCACTCGGCACTTCTTCCACTGACGCCTTCACCGACGCCCTCGCCCGGCTCGGAAATGATCACGTCGAGCATGGCTGCTCCCGCTTCACCAGGAATGCTTGCCTGGTGAAGCGGGAGAACGCCTGGTGGCACACCGGATCGCGGATGATCATGGGACCGGACAGGCTAGAGTGTGACCATGGCAGAAGCCAAGAAGTCCGGCGGCAATGACGACCTCAAGGCCAAGTTCCGCGAGGCCCTGGAGCGTAAGAAGTCCGCCGACCACGAGCACCCGCACGACGACGCCGCGGGCACCGGTCCCACGCACGAGGACGCGGCCAAGACCCAACGCATGTTCCGGCGCAAGAGCGGCTGATCGATCCATGCGAGAATCGCCATCGTGAGCGCGACGATTCTCGACGGCAAGTCCACCGCAGCCAGCATCCGCTCCGAGCTCACGGGCCGCGTCAAGGCATTGGCCGACCGCGGCGTCGTGCCGGGGCTGGGCACCGTCCTGGTCGGTGACGACCCCGGCAGCCATGCCTATGTCGCGGGCAAGCACCGCGACTGTGCCGAGGTCGGCATCGAGTCTCTCCAGGTCGAACTGCCGGCCACGGCCACCCAGGCCGAGGTCGAAGCCGCGATCGCCCAGCTCAACCGCGACCCCGCCTGTCATGGCTTCATCGTGCAGCTGCCGCTGCCGAAGGGCCTGGACGACGACGGCGTCCTGTCGGCCATCGACCCGGCCAAGGACGCCGACGGGCTGCACCCACAGAACCTCGGCCGGCTCGTGCTCATGCAGCCCGCGCCGTTGCCGTGCACACCGCGCGGCTGCCTCGAGCTGCTGCGCCGCTACGACGTCCCGATCGACGGCGCCGAGCTGGTGATCGTCGGGCGGGGCGTCACCGCCGGCCGGCCGATGGCCCTGTTGTTCTCGCGACGCAGTGAGAACGCCACGGTCACCATCTGCCACACCGGTACCCGTGACCTCGCCGAGAAGCTGCGGCGGGCCGACATCGTCATCGCCGCGGCCGGGGTGCCGGGGCTCATCACGGCCGACATGATCAAGCCCGGGGCTGCCGTGCTCGACGTCGGCATCACCCGCGTCGTGGGCCCGGACGGCAAGGGCCGCTACACCGGCGACGTCGCACCCGACGTGCGTGAGGTCGCCGGTCACCTGGCCCCGATGCCCGGCGGCATCGGGCCGATGACCCGGGCGATGCTGCTGGCCAACGTCGTCGAGGCGGCGGAGGCGTCGACAACGGAGTGAACCGCACCCCGCGCGGGTGCAGCGACTCGGTAGGGTGACGCCGGCTCGCTCTTCGAGAAGGAGGACCCAGTACATGGCCGAGAAGTCTCCGCGCGGCCTCGCCGACGTCGTGGCAGCGTCCACGTCGATCTCCGACATCGACGGGCGAGAAGGACGGCTGTCCTACCGCGGTTACGACATCCACGACATCGCCGGGCGCATCTCGTTCGAGGAGTGCGTCCACCTGCTCCAGCGTGGTTCGCTGCCCACTCAGGCCGAGCTCGATGGCCTGACGAGGGAGTTGTTCGAGGGCCGGCAGTACGGTTCGGTGGCGATGACGCTGCTG
It encodes:
- a CDS encoding DUF6350 family protein, producing the protein MADLLTRPLLRRDEPAWGSRVPWLAAIVAAAWALVAGLAICVLPGVAVWIGEGAVAPLGDPLRLGARLWLSAHRVGLDAGGADITFAPLGLTLVILLLLHRCARWAAHSAGVATTRGAVTVVVPATLVYGLGAGAVAGFATTPDLTVLPLAAVLWAAGWSGAAVTLGTAHESGLLMGSLVRLPRYARAGVAGAVAAVAGLIVVGAGLTALSAVLNTDRVGALASALDAGLLGGTVLALACAAIVPNAIVWSTAFALGPGFAVGTGTSVAPDGVTLGLVPAVPALGALPADLPGAVAWLVVAGPLLAGAVTGLVVHRWMDDDDLWPAVGVTGGAGAVAAVAMAVLALLSGGSAGAERLTQIGPVPWEMAAATLAFISVPAALVVVVLRLRRVAPAQDPEAEPAPDGDPVPERDLGGDPEPETALGGDPEPETALDPAPTGDPDPEPGGPPETAPEADPGQPPPPPSPR
- the purN gene encoding phosphoribosylglycinamide formyltransferase — encoded protein: MCRIVVLVSGTGSNLAALLEACADESYGAAVVAVGADRDGIRALDIAAEAGVPSFVERVKDYPERADWDRALAERTAEHEPDLVVSAGFLKLVGPAFLARFGDRYLNTHNALLPSFPGIHGPRDALAYGVKITGATLFFVDEGVDTGPIVAQVAVPVEDGDTEETLTERIKAAERAQLVEYVGRLARDGWTITERKVSIP
- the purH gene encoding bifunctional phosphoribosylaminoimidazolecarboxamide formyltransferase/IMP cyclohydrolase, with the translated sequence MSEARTPIRRALISVYDKTGLEELVRGLAAAGVAIVSTGSTAQRIAAAGVEVTKVEDLTGFPECLDGRVKTLHPNVHAGLLADVRLDSHRTQLGELGIEPFELLVSNLYPFAQTVASGAGPDEVVEQIDIGGPSMVRGAAKNHANVAVVVDPARYGDVLAAVAAGGFTLAERQRLALQAFTHTATYDVHVASWLGSVVAPPADGSVFPEWLGGTWERGAVLRYGENPHQAAALYRTGHGAAGLAGAEQLHGKEMSYNNYVDADAAWRSAHDFTEPAVAIIKHANPCGIAVGADIAEAHRRAHATDPVSAFGGVIAANRSITAEAAQQIAKVFTEVIVAPDFEPGALEVLTLKKNVRLLRLPEADQRPVETRSISGGLLMQQVDRVDAAGDDPESWTLATGDPADDATLADLAFAWRAVRSVKSNAILLAAGGAAVGVGMGQVNRVDSARLAVSRAGERAAGSVAASDAFFPFPDGLQVLVEAGVRAVVQPGGSVRDEEVVAAAREAGVTMYFTGTRHFFH
- a CDS encoding DUF5302 domain-containing protein — encoded protein: MAEAKKSGGNDDLKAKFREALERKKSADHEHPHDDAAGTGPTHEDAAKTQRMFRRKSG
- a CDS encoding bifunctional methylenetetrahydrofolate dehydrogenase/methenyltetrahydrofolate cyclohydrolase yields the protein MSATILDGKSTAASIRSELTGRVKALADRGVVPGLGTVLVGDDPGSHAYVAGKHRDCAEVGIESLQVELPATATQAEVEAAIAQLNRDPACHGFIVQLPLPKGLDDDGVLSAIDPAKDADGLHPQNLGRLVLMQPAPLPCTPRGCLELLRRYDVPIDGAELVIVGRGVTAGRPMALLFSRRSENATVTICHTGTRDLAEKLRRADIVIAAAGVPGLITADMIKPGAAVLDVGITRVVGPDGKGRYTGDVAPDVREVAGHLAPMPGGIGPMTRAMLLANVVEAAEASTTE